The Natronoarchaeum philippinense genome includes the window CGTCCGCCCGCGGTTCGCCGGGATGGAACACTACGAGAGTGGCGACGAGATCACGTCGCCGTGCGACCACGACCAGTACGCCAACGAAGCAACGAACGTCCGCTTCAGCGGGAGCAACATCGAACCGGATTCGTACCCGGTGCTGCTCCGGAAGGCCGTCCAAGCGCTCGCCGAGGCCGCCGAGATTCGGGTGAATCCGAACTACTTCGTCCAGCTCCACGAGACGAGTAACATCACCTCCTACGAGCGCTACGTCCGCGTTCGGCGCACTATGGCCAAGAAGTACGTCCGCTCGACCGGCGCGATGCGACGGATTCTCGAATTGCTGGCCCAGATGGAAGGGTCGGACACGGTCTACAAGCCGGGGAACTCCGGACCGAACGAGGATATTGTGGGCTACAACCACCGTCTCGTCCTGCCGAAAGCCGATGCCCGCGAGTTGATCCCCATGCACACCCGCGGGAAGCAGCTCAAGCACTACCACCCACAGTACGTGAACGGCGACGAGGAGAACCCGCTGCACCATCCGAAGATCGGCGTCTTGCTGAAGAAATCGCTGAACAAGAGCCGCGCGTTCGCGTGGAGCGAGCGCGATGGGCTCCGGCAGGAGATCGACGAGACGCTGATCAACACGCTCCGGTGGTCGGGCATCCCGATCGGCGCCGACAGCACCACCTTCGTCGCCGATGACCACTTCAACGCGACCGCGGCCGACGAGTCGGTCGAGTTCTACGAGGACCCCACGCCCGAGATCGAGGCCCAGCAGGAAGCGCTGCTGGTGACGACGCTGCGGGAGATGACCGACGCCGATGTCGACGTGCTCGAAGCGCTGGTGTCGGACGGCAGCGGCCAGCACCCGCAGGAGTTGGCCAACAACGCCGAGCGCGGTATCTCGACGCTGTACCGGGCGCTCGACCGCCTCGATGGGCTGGTCCACAACGACAACGCCTCGGTCGAGTTCGTGAGCCGGAAGATCGAACAGGAGATCGCCGGGATCGTCGATAGCACCGAGCATCGGATCGAAAACGCGGCCGACCGCGCGGCGAAGCTCATGAACGTGAACGCCCGGCAAGCGGCGTCGAGCGCGTTCCAGAAGTGGATGCAGAAGTACACCGCGAGCTTCGAGTTCGACGAGGACCGCGGCGAGCGTACCGTCCGGATCGACACGCTGCTGGGCGAACTCAAATCGTCATCGTTCCCCTACATCGCCGACGTGATTGACGCGGCGAAGACGGCGTGGGTGAAGGACGGCCGTGATCCGCGCGATCTTCGAGAAGCGTGGGTCGAGTGGCTGAACGCCGACGGCGATCGGCGCCGCTCGAAGCTGTCGACGCTCACCCGGTAGCGCCGCCCTCGGTAGTGGCAACACTGTTCTTCGGTCGGGTTTCTACAAGCGAGCTTGTGCTTTTCAGCTGGTTGCGGACAACTTAGGATTAGTTGCGCCCAGCGGCGTCGACGCGATCGAGGCGCTCGACGCCAGCTCGGCACCGGGGGATTCCCGCCCGGCGGGAGATCCCCCTTAGGAAGTGTGCCTAAGGGCACCCGGCGGAAAAAGTACCACAGCCCCCGCAGACTCCAGTTGAAACACTCGAAACACTCGTCATGCAGGACAGGAAGATGACTTCTATGTCATCACCATACAAGACCGGACTTTATTGTCATGGGACAAGTTTGAGTAGAGTAGTTGAATGAGATGGAGATCGCTTACGGTGCTGAGTTTTGCGTCTCTATTTTCATATGGTACTGCAGTTTTTATTCTTGTAACCCCGATGGCGATTTTAGGACATCTCTTGGGATCTGCAGGACCGGCTTTCACCCTGATCATTCTGCTATTTTCAATACCGTTAGTTGCCTTTCTTTTCTCATTTATTACACATGCAATCATAATCTCATTCATAACGCTTAGATCCAGCCTTCGATACTACTGGGCGAGACACACACCTCCCTACTTTATTGAGAAGTCTGATCTTCCAGTTCGAAAACCAGAGTCGCAGGAGATCTTAAAAGAAATGACTCAGCTATTCTCGTCTCTGGTTAAAATATACGCTTTTTCTGCCACATCGTCGATATACATAGCTGTACATGAGCCGAAGATCATCTCAGTGGTGTTCAAGTCAGATGTTGTCGAGATCTTTCTCATCATTTTCCTTGCTATTTTGCAAGTGCCTATTGCTGTTCTTGATTTTGGCCTCCTCCCACAGACACTTACAACAACGCCCAACAATCTCGCAATAATACTTTTACTCATCATTTTCCCGATGCCAATAATGACAATGATAATAGACAACCTCATATACTATATGGAACAGGTTTATTTAAATAACATTATATTATATTTCCCTGACAGTGAGATCGACCCGTCATTAAAACAACAGGCAATAACAACCACTGGAGTTATTTCGACAGTCACAGTATGTCTTGTGGCACTCTCATATTTAACACTCTGAGCACGTGTATCCTGTCATAAAGAGACTTCGTAACTAATAGTTCGGTCCGTTCTTGCACAATTCTTAAATGACTGTGGCACCTATAACATCACATGGTGAAGTATTGGTGCAAGAACTGTCAGGCATGGTTAGAAGAAGAAGATGTTTCTGAAAAGATAGAGCAAGCAAAGCGCGGCACTCCCCCCGGAACTGTGTATATCCATGATAGTTGTGGGAATCACGTAGAGCGGGCCGATGAAAATTCAGCGGTATAGTCACCCTATATATTAAATATATCTGGTAGGTCTATTTTAGCTTGTTGCGTATCCCGGTGATCGCCGCCACCGTGCCACTGGATTAGCGGGAGATCGCCCGCGCGAACCATCTTGTCGTCGAGCACGGTACAGCCTGAGCGCCCGTGTGGCCGGTACACCACGAAACAGTACCAGCCGTCAGCCCGCCGAAGCCGGTCGTGGTACTTCCGATAGATCTTGAAGTTACCCGGCTGGCCGTCGGCGTGCTCGACCATCGTGCTCTTGATTTCGACCGGCGTTCCGTTCTGAAAGCGCGCGTCGTGCCAGCTCGCGCGGTCGAGATCGAACCGGCGCTTCTTGGCCATCCGCTTCTCGCAGATCGTCCCGAAGTGGTTCGCTCGGTGGGACCGACTCATCGCGCACCACGCGCTCGCCGCGCGCCGATATATATACGCCTCCGCTGGGTGCTCGACGCCGCGCCCATCGGAGTCGCTCGACTCCCGGCAGGGAGGCGAGCACGCGGTGGGCCAGCACGTTCTCTAAAGGGGGGTCGGTTGAACTTGCAACGTTGGAACCCCGATGCCGTCATGCTATCACTCGGTCGACGGTTTCAACCCACTCGCGCTTCTCTCGGTCGCCCTCGTCGTAGTCGTCGAGCCAGTTGTAGACCGTCGTGTTGCTGAAGGGTACGAACTCGGCGGCCTGATTCGGCGTCATGCCTTGATCGCGCACGCACGTTTTGATGGTCCACATGGCGACGCGCTTGATGTCGTCGCGCTCCAGATCGTCTGTGGCGGGTTCGTCGTTCGACGGGGCTTGCCACGACCACTCGCTTGCCTCCTTGGTGTTCATCGACCAGTCGGTCGGCGGGATGCCTTCGAGCGGGCGTGGGTCCACGTCGACGAGCTTCCCGCCCGAGATCCGGTCGGCGACGACCGCTTTCTTCTTCGATTGCTTTTTGATAATCGTCCCGACGCGCCACAGCATCGGATGAATCGAACTCTCGTCGTGGCCGATGTAGATGAGAGCGCCGCCGTACTTGCGGATCTTGAACACGAGCGGCCCCATCAACTTCCGCACGAGGTGGCCGTCCTCACCGGTTCCGCTGGCGTTGCTGGAGAACTCGTCGCCGATGAACAGCTTCGGTTGCTGGGAGTTCTCGACAGGATCGCCGTCCTGTTCGACCCACTCGGTCAGCAGCGGGTAGTGGGGAATGTAGCCGTCCTCAACCGAACCGTCCTCGCGGACCCAGTCGTCGTTGCGCGAGAGCGTCCGGATATTCGAGCCCACAAGGAGATCGCCGTCGACCCAGCGCTGTCGGAGCTGGCCCAACAGCCCAGCGAAGTCTGACTTGCCGGCGCCCATCTCACCGAGCACAACGATCACCGGCGCCGGGCCGGCGACGAGTTCCTGCATTCGCGTGACGGTTTTGATACCGGCCATGTCGGCGTGCTGGGACGGATCGCCGACGTAGTGTTTCAGCGTCACCGTGTCGCCGTTCTGCATGGCGTTGCGCGCCGTCTCGCTTCCCTCAGCGCGTAAGATATCGCGGTTCTTCTGGACGCTCAGGTAGTCCGCGGCAGGCTTGCCGGTCCACCGGTCGGCGTCGTGGTGGATCGCCCGCATCGTCATCTGCCGATCGACCTGTTCGTCCCGGACGAAGCCCGAGTGAGGCAACACTTCGTCGGGATCGCGTTCCAGATTGCCCTGCTGGAACTCGCGGAAGCCGCCGACTGTGTAGTTGTCCTGTTCGTCGGTCATTTCTCCAGATCACCCTCCGGTTCCAGTCCGGCGAGTTCTCGCGCGTGTTCAAGGTCGTCGGCTTCCTCAAGTACCTGTGCGACCGTCTCCTGAACGATGTGAGGGAGTTGGGTGCGTAGCGCGGTCGCCTTCATGGCTTCCTGCTCTAGCTGTTGTCGCTGTTCGCGTTCTGCCTCCCTGAGTAGGTCATCTACTGTCATTGGTCGGTCCCTCCGTCGGTGGCTGCCTGTTCAGACGAGAGCGTTGCTGGCGGACCGTGGGGCGCGTCGTGTTCCTCGGCGTAGTCTTCGACGTAGCCGCCAATGTCCTCGATCTCCTCGACAGCATTGTCCTCGGCGTCGTCTTTGGCGTCCTCGAAGCGTTCCTTGACGGCCGTCTTGGGGTTCATCAGCCCGCGCTCGTCGGCCTCGGCTTCCTCGTTGATCACGTCGCTCTGGATCTGGAGCCCCATCTTCGAGATACGGCCCCGAAGCCGGTTGAGTTCCAGATACGCCTCGACGAGATCGCCGTGAACATCGTCGAGCATCGCCTTCGTCGTGACGAGTTTTGAGTCGGCCATCTGGCTCATGTAGCACCCGCGAACGGTCAGGTTCTCAGTGTCCTCGAACCAGTTGAACTCGCGCACCTCGAAGGCGTCGCCATCGTTGCAGAGGTATGGGCTTGGGCCGTCGACGGTCTTCTCCGACCAGACGCCGGGCTCGACGTAGAACTTCCGGCGCGTGTCGGTCTGGCCGTTGATGTGGTAGACGGTGATCATGTTCCGATTGCGTAGTGCTCGGGCACCCGTGACGAACAACCCAACCAGTGGCGGCCCGAGCAACAGGAGCGCCGCGAAGATCCCGCCGACGATCGGCGGGATGCCCGGCAGGCTGGGCTTGAACCAGACGAACAGGATGCCGACCGAGACGGCCAGCCCCGCCGCGAGGAGCTGGCCTTCGGCCAGCAGGTAGGTGAGCCGGTCGGACCATCCACTGAAGGTGCCACTTGTCTCGGTCATGCTTCGATCACCCCGGTGTTCTCCGAACGGACCACGTACCACGCCGAGAGCGCCGCCAGAACGATCGTCATGATGACGCCAGTGAACAGTCCGGACTCCCCGCCGAACGTCTTCAGCGGGTTCGCCTGCACGTCCTCGGTTGCTGTCGAGATGACCGCGCCGCCTTGCTCGGCTTCGCGCGCCGTCTCTGACATGATCCCGACGCCGGCGCCGTCGCGTTGGTAGACCGTGAACGTCACCGAGGTCTCGCCCGACGTGATCACCTTCTCGGAGTAGGCGAACCGCTTGCTGTCCTTACTCCAGTCGCTGGCCTCGGTCAGACCGATTGTTTGGGGCGAATCCGCCTCGGACCAGAAGGTGAGGGTAAACGTCCCCTCGGCGTAGCTCCAGTCCGTCACGCACGTCTGCGAGTCTACCACGCGCTCGCAGGTCACGTCCGTCGACGCGTTCGCTTCGATCTGTGTGGCCGCGCTCGCGTTCGCCGTGGATTCCTGCGCGATCGCGCCGCCCGCGCCCATGCCCATCGCCAGAACTGCCGCTGTCGCCAGCAGCAGCGCGAAAAATAATCGACGCATGGGTTAGGTCCAAGGCAGCAGGTCGGTCACGAGACTCACAACCAGCAGAATCACCGCGCCGACTATCACGAGCCCGACGAACGGACTCCCGCCGAATCCGGGCACGTCCACGTCCCACGTCGGGAGTGTGAGATTGGTATCGTTGTCCCCGCCCTTGACGTTCTGCTCTTGCTGTTCCAAATCTTGCTGGAGTTCCAGAACCCGCTGAGTCAACTTCTTGATATCGCTGCTGTTGTAGGTGCTATAGTCGTTTTCCTGCCACGAGAGATTACCCACCTCGTTTCCATCGCCGTCGACCGCTTTGGTGATGTTCAGGTGGCCGCGCACATCGATGATCGACCCGTTCTGAGTGGCGATCGCTTGGACTCCGCCGACCTGCCCAGAGTAGTATTCGGTGCCGATCTCGAAGCTTCCCGAGGCGGGCATCTGATCGCTGAACAGGATTCCTTTGACCGTCTTCTCCTGCTCGACTGTCGCGTTTTCAGCAATTCCGTGTAACACCTCGACACTCACGTTGCTGACATTCTTATTGATTCCATGATCCCAGTCCTGCACCGAGACGTTCGTGGTCGTGTAATCAGGGACCAGCCACTTTTCTTCAGGAGCCTGAACGCTGGTGTGGTCCTCGAAGTTGACCCGAACCTCATAGACACTCATATTGCTTGCCGTCAGGTTTTGCCCAGTGTCGATTTCGACAGGTAAAGAGCCATTCACGCCGGAAATGCTGGTGCTGTCGTGTCCCGGCGGGGTTGCTTTCACGCCGTCGATGACAACAGTCTCTTTCTGCACCTGATCTATCGCAGTCGAGTCCAGTCCCAGCTGGGCGAGCGTCGCAATCGCCAGCGAGTAATCGCTCGTGTTGGCGATCGAGGAATCAGACATCTCCTCGACCAGCAGCGACGGAGGGAGCAGGTCCGATGTCGAGATCGTGCCGTTGTCCAGACCGTTCCATATTGGGTCAATGGTCTGGTCGATATTGTTTTTCAGATATGCTGAAGATTGATTCATCTCGTGGAACTGATCTCCCCAATTAGAGGCGTAGAACACAGGCCGAGATTTGCTATATACGTCTGTCTTCTGCCACTGGATATAGACCCGTTCTCGGTAGGTGTCAACTTGGTTGTTTACTTGGTCGAATTCGAACGTCTCAGAGTAATTACCCGGCTTATCAAACGGATCGAACACTCTCGACCCATATTTCTCATTCGTGTATTTCCAGTCAATCCCGAGCGTCTCATACTCGTAGGTTGAACCATTCGCAAGAGTGACCGTCTGGTTAACCATGCTCCCATTAAGCCAGTAATCCATGTAGGTCGCACCAGTCAGATAGAACATCTGATTATTGAGGTCGTCGTCAGTGGTGCTGAGATTAGCATTATACTGGAATTGAGCAGCATGAGACTCATACCGGTTGAGCAGATTTACCTGCATTCGAGAATAGTAATTCTCGATGGTCATATTGGCCCGCTGGCGGGCGGTTGACCGGGTTGTGCCGTTCGCGTAGGAGTTGGCAATATCCTCCCGTGCGAACCCGTCCGCAACCATCCGCGAGTCTTGCAGATAGTTGTTATAGAGGCCAGCTAGGAACTGCTCGTTCTCGTAGCGAGCGTTCGCAGTGTACCAGAGTTCGTTTCGGCGTTCCTGTGTGCTCAGGTCGTCCATCCGCTCGACCTGATACTCGACACACCCGAGTTCGTGAACGCCGACGATGTCCATCAGGTGCCGCGCGTCGGAACAGGCGTCGGCCGCCGTCTCACCGGTCTGTGCCGAGGCTGTTCCGGCGACCGGACTCACGGCGAGCGAGCCGACGAGCAGCACGACGAGCAGAAGTGATCGAGCGCGGTGGGCTGTGGGCCGTGCCACTCAGACCACCCCCGCCGTCGCCGCGATCAGGCCGCCGGTCCCGGCCAGCGCGGTCGCCGCACCCGAGAGCGCGAGGAACGCGACTGTCCACTTGTCGATCTGTGCAATATCGTCCGAAATATGGTCCGTCATGAGTTGTGAGTCGGGTTTCCGCGATCTACTTGTAGGCGATAATCCAGAAGCCGGCGCCGTTCAGCATCACCATGAACACGCCGATGTACCACGCCGCGCCGACGGCCACCGAGACGGCCGGCACGAGCGCGATCAGGATGTTCAGAATCACCATCAGGAGGACGATCACCGTCTCGATGTCGGTCAGGTCCTCGCGCGTCGTCTGGCCGTTCGTGATCCACGCGATGAAGATCACCGCCATCGTCACGACGAACGACCACGTGATCTCGGTGCCGTGGGCGGCGTAGAGTGCGTCACTGAACGACCACTGGTAGGGGAACGTCCCCGTCTGCAGGGTGAACAACTTCGTCATGGCGATCGTTGCCATCACGAAGATCGGGGAGAGGACGCTGTCTGTGAGGTCAATACCGTTCTCCCGGCGAACGCCGGACGGAACCATATTCTCTGGTAAGTTCAATGCCATGCGAACACGGCGGCTATCCGCTGCATTATCAAACTCCGGATTTCGGGGATAGCGTGGCGATGCCGTGGCCACAGTACAAACCATTAAGTGCAATCGGGTAGCCGCCGATTCCGTCGATGTTCAGAAAGCTCTGTGACCGCGACGGAACGCCGATGGTCTCGCTCGACAAAGGAGAACTGCGATTAGACGGTATTGTGGATGCTGACGGCGAGATTCCGGAGGATCAGAAAATGTACGTCAACCGCGTGGCCGAAGGCGCGTATCTCGTGCGCGCGGTCGACGGCGACGACATTCCCGAGGTTGGCGATGCGCTGTGACGCCAGCCCGCTGGAACCCGGTCTTCAGCCCCGACCCCACGGAGTCCGGCGCGGATTGAATGGCAAACCCGGATTGATGTATTTTTGCGGGGGCCACCCCACCGCAGGAGTACATCAAACGCGGGCGATCTCCGGCGCCGATCACCGCGATGGGCATGGGCGCCGAGCACCGTTTATGAATAGCGGCCGAGTTCGTCACTCCCGAGCGACGGTTTCGGCCGGTTTCGAGCAGCGGTACATCAATCGGTATTTATGAGCCACTACAGCTACCCCCTGAACGACGAGCGCGAGCGACTCCTCGGCCAGCTCGAAGGCGCGACTGATGCAAACACTCGTGCCGACGCGATCGACGCCGCGATCCGGCACTATCTGGAGGATAAGGAGAATCGGCAAGAGCACTGGCGGGAGTTCACGCCCGAGCAACTGGAACTGTTGAGCACGTCGGAGTTGTCGATATCGTACTACCCAAAAGTTCGATAGGCACCTAGACAAAGATCCGTTGAGTCGGATACCTGCTGCTGGTGATCGAGTTCTTTGAAAAATGAGACTAGTGGGGATTATCCACTAACGTCGTATTCGTGCGTCGAGAGTTCCGTGGACTGACTTCCATCAGACGACTGCCAAGTGAGCGTTGCGGTGCCCGTATCACTGGATACCTCAAAGCTGGCAGATTGCCCAGCCGTCCATGATGAGGCATTGTTGTCCAGCGTGAATGCACTCGGCACCATGTTGTCAGCATCGAGTGTTATTTGGCTAGGGGAATTAACAGTGTCACCGCCTCCGTGGGAGGTAGTGACCGTTCCTGCGTTCCCGTCAAAGGTATTTGTTGAGTTATCACTCCAGTCCCACTGCACCTGTGGCGCGCTCTCTTGACTACCACCGATGTCGAGGACGAACGCCCCAATCACAGCGGCCAGAATGACAGTTATCGCAACCATCAGGATGACGCCGATAACCGGCGAGACGGCGTCATCGTCGGTGAAGAGTTCCTTCAGATCCATCTTAGTAGTTGTACTCGTGACTGGTCAGTTCCGTAGACTGGCTACCATCTGAGGATTCCCAGACTAGGGACGCAGTACCCGATGCGCCAGAACCGGGCGTGACTGCACCTGCGTCACCTGCTGTCCAAGTCGAGCCACCCCCCATAGTATCTAATGTTTTGTCATTGAAGTTCCCATTGGAGTCGGTGATGGTGATCTGGCTCGGACTGTTAACGGTGTCACCACCGCCGTGAGCAATCTGAAGCGAGTAGTCAGTGCTTCCGCCACTTGCGGTGGTATTGTCCGACCATTCCCACTGAACTTGCGGTGCACTCTCCTGACTGCCACCGATGTCGAGGACGAAGGCCCCGATCACGGCGGCCAGAATGACGGTTATCGCAACCATCAGAATGACGCCGATGACCGGTGACACAGCGTCATCGTCGGTAAATAGCTGTTTGAGTTTCATTGTTTTGATCGTTCACGCCGGGTGAACGACGGCAAAGACTTTATCATAAGCCTAAGTGGCTCATGACGAGGAACGAAGGGATTTGTGATCCCATCCCTTACCTCAGATGTCCCTTCTGTCGCGGTTCCGGCGTTACAAGTCACATATGAGCTATCCGTAATAAATCCATCCCTAACAATGACAGTCCAATACGTAAATAGGTCAATTCGAACCTATACTGCAATAATCAATGCCTAATCCATCGCTGATCACCGACGCCGATCTCGCCCGCACCTACCACAGCGGGGCGTACGAAGATCCGTACGAGCGCATCGAGGACTACCGACGCGTGATCGAGTACGCTGCAGAACATCCAAACCGGGGTTCGCAGGCCATCGCCACCGCCTTGGAGTTGCCCCGCGGTCGGATTCGCCCGTGGGTCGACAGCGACGCGAAGCCCGATCCGATGCGCGGCGTCGAGGCCGCCGAGCGCAACGGGTGGCTTCGGTTGGCCTACGACGACCCGGAGTTTCGGGCGTTGAATCGACTCGTCGCGTGGGTGTTCTCCGGCGGTAGCATCGCAGAAACGAACTTCACGCCGAAGTTCACGGTCGAGTCCGATGCCGAAGCCGATCAGCTTCGGTCGGACTTCGAGACGCTCGGCGTCGAGCCCACGACCGAGCGCGACGACGACCCCGATCGGGCGACCGAACTCCGGCCCACCGAACACGGGACCGTGCTTGGGCGCGTGTTGCACGTGCTCGGGGCGCCAGTCGCCCACAAGAACCCGGACGCGACGATCTCGCTTCCGGCGTACCTCGACGACGCTCCCGACGTGATCCGGCGGGACTTCGTCGACGTGTACCTTTCGAATCGCGCCGTCGACTTCGAGGACAAGCGGATGCTACAGGTCACTGAACAGCGTTCGTCGGAGTTCCTGAACGAACTCGCCGCGCTATTCGAGGATGTTTCGGGCGAGTCCGTGAACGTCTCGGCGACGAACGTCTACCTCTCGGCAGCGGCCGCGGAAGCGCTGTGCGAAAAGTAGCGACTCAGTCGGTGCTCGCGTCGCGCTCGCCTTGGAGGTACGCCCGACCGCGCTCGGTGATCTCGAAATGCGAGCTGTAGTCTTCGTGGCGAGCCACGTACTCGCGCGCTTCGAGTTCTTCCAGTGCGGATTTGATCGTTCGATAGGACGGCTGTAGCTCAGTGTCGAGCACGCCGATCGGGACCGCGATCTCGTGCTCGTCGAGAAATTCGAGGACGGGGTCAGTCGCCGAGTTCATCCACGGACCCCGTTGTCGCCGCGCCATTGACCGTCCTCACTCCCACTCGATACTTACCGAGTTTGGTTCTTAGCTCGGTTTTCTATTTTGAGTGCGGATATTGCAGTTTAGACTGCAATCTATAAGTGACTGGCATGGAAACCCAGTGGATACGGAAGCTACACGGCCCCGTCGCTCGGCGTCGGGATTCCGTGAGAATCGCGGACCCGGTGTATGGGCACCGGCCCGCTGTGGCCTCCGTAGCTACGATACGGAAGCATGACCGGATTACAGCACTCGGGGTATAAATTCCCCGCTCGACAGGAGGTATCGCCGCCGACTACTTTCACCGACACCCGCCGAAGCGATTGCGGTGGGCTATGGGCGTCGCCCCCGGCAGATCGGCGTTTCAGTCGCTGGACTGTTCAGTTTCACTTTCACCCTCCGGCCTTGACTGACTCCTTTAGTACCACATTCCAAACTGGTCAGGTGGACATGTCGGTGACGATCAATACAGACGACGACGCAGACCGCTGGAAGTGGGTATGTCCACAGGGCCATCGGACGTGGGAGCCGACGAACTACCACTTCTGGTGCGCCGAATGCGCGAAGAATTGGAGCCACAACGAGGATCTCGATCCGGAGTTCGACGAGCTGCGGAACAAGAAGACCGGCGAGACGGTGACGCGCGACGAGATCGTGCTCATGACGCCCGCCGGTCCCTACGAACACACGGGTGGTTCGGCGTGAGCGGCGACCTGCAGCCACTCGGTCCCGAGGAAGGCGTCGAGCGATTCCTCCAGCATCGAGAGCCTTCAGTCAGAGAGAGCACGCTACAGAATGCACGCACGCGGCTGGCGGCGTTTCTCGACTGGTGCGAGGAACGAGAAATTGAGAACCTGAACGAACTGACTGGGCGGGACTTGGCAGACTTCGTGGCGTGGCGTCGCGGTGATCTCGCGGCGATCACACTCCAGAAGCAACTGAGTACGAT containing:
- a CDS encoding type IV pilin, translated to MKLKQLFTDDDAVSPVIGVILMVAITVILAAVIGAFVLDIGGSQESAPQVQWEWSDNTTASGGSTDYSLQIAHGGGDTVNSPSQITITDSNGNFNDKTLDTMGGGSTWTAGDAGAVTPGSGASGTASLVWESSDGSQSTELTSHEYNY
- a CDS encoding DUF7845 domain-containing protein gives rise to the protein MSHVRTSPHELEGNFNFFEHGLGPYWAVSKLLFDGFDGDSDVLDAEIGGEEWTVELRYQKGGIAPRPEDSDGIERLYEFRIGMSGRGERKINFHVRPRFAGMEHYESGDEITSPCDHDQYANEATNVRFSGSNIEPDSYPVLLRKAVQALAEAAEIRVNPNYFVQLHETSNITSYERYVRVRRTMAKKYVRSTGAMRRILELLAQMEGSDTVYKPGNSGPNEDIVGYNHRLVLPKADARELIPMHTRGKQLKHYHPQYVNGDEENPLHHPKIGVLLKKSLNKSRAFAWSERDGLRQEIDETLINTLRWSGIPIGADSTTFVADDHFNATAADESVEFYEDPTPEIEAQQEALLVTTLREMTDADVDVLEALVSDGSGQHPQELANNAERGISTLYRALDRLDGLVHNDNASVEFVSRKIEQEIAGIVDSTEHRIENAADRAAKLMNVNARQAASSAFQKWMQKYTASFEFDEDRGERTVRIDTLLGELKSSSFPYIADVIDAAKTAWVKDGRDPRDLREAWVEWLNADGDRRRSKLSTLTR
- a CDS encoding type IV pilin — encoded protein: MDLKELFTDDDAVSPVIGVILMVAITVILAAVIGAFVLDIGGSQESAPQVQWDWSDNSTNTFDGNAGTVTTSHGGGDTVNSPSQITLDADNMVPSAFTLDNNASSWTAGQSASFEVSSDTGTATLTWQSSDGSQSTELSTHEYDVSG
- a CDS encoding phage repressor protein; this encodes MNSATDPVLEFLDEHEIAVPIGVLDTELQPSYRTIKSALEELEAREYVARHEDYSSHFEITERGRAYLQGERDASTD